In Juglans microcarpa x Juglans regia isolate MS1-56 chromosome 7D, Jm3101_v1.0, whole genome shotgun sequence, the following are encoded in one genomic region:
- the LOC121238869 gene encoding uncharacterized protein LOC121238869: MLMASSLSSTTRIPCCCSISRGTTPSTSVPLIRLSIQTRIPACTVTVKCESKETPGEIGLPAAKSSKLEIGSPVIVIESPTMIKTAASVPCLRVNSGLVKPGDVGRIVSRKPKDVWAVRLAIGTYLIDGKYFKPLELDDQ; encoded by the exons ATGCTCATGgcatcatctctctcttctaCTACAAGAATTCCCTGCTGCTGCTCCATCTCTCGTGGCACTACTCCTTCAACCTCAGTACCGTTAATCCGCCTAAGCATTCAGACTCGAATTCCAGCATGTACGGTTACAGTGAAATGTGAATCGAAAGAGACTCCAGGTGAGATAGGGTTACCGGCGGCAAAGAGTTCAAAGCTTGAGATAGGGTCCCCCGTTATTGTCATCGAGTCTCCCACAATGATAAAGACCGCAGCATCAGTTCCATGCCTTAGAGTGAATTCTGGGTTAGTCAAGCCTGGAGATGTGGGAAG AATTGTGTCGAGAAAGCCCAAGGATGTATGGGCAGTTCGTCTTGCCATTGGTACTTATCTCATAGATGGGAAATATTTCAAGCCTTTGGAGCTTGATGATCAATGA